A region from the Nocardioides exalbidus genome encodes:
- a CDS encoding MFS transporter → MTSGSAADFRFRDIALVAYGPSVVSAIGHGAIMPVLALRARDLGADISVAAAIVALVGVGQLLASLPSGALIARIGERRALVAAGFVDACAMAFAALTDSVLGLAAGVLLSGVCWTLFLIARQGFMIDVVPETHRARAMSLLGGSYRVGVLVGPLIGAGLIHVTSITSVFWLGAVMSVTASLLAGTMPDLGEEKRAVAKASGHLGVWTVIRSHRRVLATVGSAVVILGMSRSLRLSLLPLWADHLGLSASTTSLIFAGAAAIDVAFMWPGGWLMDVRGRMYVAVPVVLSMALACLLLPLATNVVTVSLVMAMIACGNGLGSGIVMTLGADSAPLDGRPQFLGAWRLCGDIGNSGGPLLVSAVAAVAPLATACLVLGALILAGTGWVGYWTRRVDVARAAEMSGV, encoded by the coding sequence GTGACCTCGGGCAGCGCGGCGGACTTCAGGTTCCGCGACATCGCGCTGGTGGCGTACGGCCCCTCCGTCGTCTCGGCGATCGGGCACGGCGCGATCATGCCGGTGCTCGCCCTGCGGGCGCGCGACCTCGGTGCGGACATCAGCGTCGCGGCTGCGATCGTCGCCCTGGTCGGCGTGGGGCAGCTGCTCGCGAGCCTGCCGTCGGGCGCCCTCATCGCGCGCATCGGGGAGCGGCGGGCGCTCGTGGCGGCGGGCTTCGTCGACGCGTGCGCGATGGCCTTCGCGGCCCTCACCGACTCCGTCCTCGGGCTCGCGGCCGGTGTGCTCCTGAGCGGGGTGTGCTGGACGCTGTTCCTCATCGCGCGGCAGGGCTTCATGATCGACGTCGTCCCCGAGACCCACCGCGCGCGGGCGATGTCGCTCCTGGGTGGTTCCTACCGCGTCGGGGTGCTGGTCGGGCCGCTGATCGGCGCGGGCCTGATCCACGTCACGAGCATCACCAGCGTCTTCTGGCTCGGCGCCGTGATGTCGGTGACCGCATCGCTGCTGGCCGGCACCATGCCCGACCTCGGCGAGGAGAAGCGGGCCGTCGCGAAGGCCAGCGGCCACCTCGGCGTGTGGACCGTGATCCGCTCCCACCGGCGCGTGCTCGCGACCGTCGGCTCCGCGGTCGTCATCCTCGGCATGAGCCGGTCGCTGCGGCTGAGCCTGCTGCCGCTGTGGGCCGACCACCTCGGGCTGTCGGCGTCGACGACGTCGCTGATCTTCGCGGGCGCGGCAGCGATCGACGTCGCCTTCATGTGGCCGGGCGGGTGGCTGATGGACGTGCGGGGACGGATGTACGTCGCGGTGCCGGTCGTGCTGTCGATGGCGCTCGCCTGCCTGCTGCTGCCGCTCGCGACCAACGTCGTCACGGTCTCGCTGGTGATGGCGATGATCGCGTGCGGCAACGGCCTCGGCTCGGGCATCGTGATGACGCTCGGCGCGGACTCCGCGCCCCTCGACGGGAGGCCGCAGTTCCTCGGCGCCTGGCGGCTGTGCGGCGACATCGGCAACTCCGGCGGCCCGCTCCTGGTCAGTGCGGTCGCCGCCGTCGCTCCGCTGGCGACGGCGTGCCTCGTGCTCGGCGCGCTGATCCTCGCCGGCACCGGCTGGGTCGGCTACTGGACCCGACGCGTCGACGTGGCGCGCGCGGCGGAGATGAGCGGCGTCTAG